In Opisthocomus hoazin isolate bOpiHoa1 chromosome 3, bOpiHoa1.hap1, whole genome shotgun sequence, a genomic segment contains:
- the LOC142360917 gene encoding uncharacterized protein LOC142360917, with protein sequence MKLLPSVNQESSALSNGSSFKPAFIRYFCSARGDRAPVTLPVKVLALIFTQNSDASKPPPFLLHTEGCRQLKVPFEDLKGAKGTVGSPPHKYPLVKTEFVYEDDGDNRPLIITKEIPFAATELAKLRKDFARTTRELETEYVWWVSLSGWDRILLLEREAEGYWGPGVFLTPSERRALWSLTQRAEHWAAGLNPLERGDPLATTGTTDQLLESVQKVACLQMMYDRELKPNLSSPMLLLADPERMTPQLRGLPDSLKPTGIQRQRRIQNTPSEGRTAATLEGGVTPDRRQPGSKVWMCGEIAQELISCGRRYGPVNRPYQRAETRALRAAEQGSGQSFFSGRSPDLAGKEKPLIRQGIWQLGLQKGIPRDLMHGLLTKKVEQLVQRWSGREIAFGPDPSAPPLVNLGGGTKQGRSWVQAAQGALCYVWLVRPEDFAARGVSPRLPAAETPEASPSQSGPTLHVHPSAVCGAGSAPVPLVWLQPPGVNFGWKPGL encoded by the exons atgaagctgcttccatcggtgaaccaggagtcttCTGCGCTTTCCAATGGTTCCTCCTTTAaaccag ctTTCATAAGGTACTTCTGCTCAGCAAGAGGTGACAGAGCTCCCGTCACCCTCCCGGTAAAAGTCCTTGCTCTGATCTTTACCCAAAACTCAGATGCTTCCAAGCCTCCACCTTTCCTCCTCCATACTGAAGGGTGTAGGCAGCTGAAGGTGCCCTTT gaggacttgaagggagcaaaaggGACTGTAGGGAGCCCCCCCCACAAGTACCCgttggttaaaacagaattcgTATATGAAGATGACGGTGATAATCGCCCCCTgattattactaaagaaatcccttttgcggcAACTGAATTGGCAAAGCTGCGGAAAGATTTTGCAAGAACCACGAGAGAACTGGAGACAGAATATGTCTGgtgggtgtccctgtcggggTGGGACAGGATCTTGTTGTTggaaagggaagcggaagggtactggggcccgGGCGTGTTCTTAACCCCCAGTGAACGCCGAGCCCTGtggtcgctgactcagagggccGAGCACTGGGCCGCGGGGTTgaacccgctggagaggggggatcccctggccacCACAGGCACGACAGATCAGttattggaaagtgtgcagaaagtggcttgccttcagatgatgtatgaccgggagctcaagcctaatctgagctccccgatgctgctgctggcagaccccgaaagaatgactccccagctacgggggcttcccgattccctgaaacccaCAGGGATCCAGCGGCAGaggagaattcaaaacacccccagcgaggGGAGAACCGCGGCTACCCTGGAGGGGGGAGTGACCCCCGACCGTCGGCAGCCGGGGAGCAAAGTGTGGATGTGcggggagatagcccaagagctgattagcTGTGGGAGGAGATACGGACCTGTTAACCGGCCATATCAaagggctgaaaccagagccCTGCGAGCCGCAGAACAAGGGAGTGGGCAGTCGTTTTTCTCGGGGAGAAGCCCGGAtctggctgggaaagaaaagcccctaaTTCGGCAGGGGAtctggcagttagggcttcagaagggcattccccgggACCTCATGCATGGACTCCTGACCAAGAAGGTggaacagcttgtgcagagatggtcagggcgAGAAATCGCTTTTGGGCCAGAtcctagtgccccacccttggTGAATCTGGGGGGGGGAACGAAACAGGGAAGAAGctg GGTGCAGGCAGCTCAAGGTGCCCTTTGTTACGTGTGGCTGGTGAGGCCAGAGGATTTTGCAGCCCGGGGGGTTTCTCCTCGCCTCCCGGCGGCCGAGACCCCCGAGGCCTCCCCATCCCAGTCCGGCCCG